The following proteins are co-located in the Pyxicephalus adspersus chromosome Z, UCB_Pads_2.0, whole genome shotgun sequence genome:
- the BBC3 gene encoding bcl-2-binding component 3 — protein sequence MARALHDGNTPEPVGNIQSEAGRTFPASVSACEASSRICEQNLPASHQTPLTVQTPASMCPRCFSSCQNQAQDRLEMVNSCGSEPSSTACEQRHCSYPESFSTGEPTAYGLRHTAHEHSNMGTDVEELHRDDPQAELPLAGDVPVEREIALRLRRIGDQMNERYLRRRQVAQRQWWGPLRWHLTQMISEILAALYNPLLDILPQN from the exons ATGGCAAGGGCACTTCATGACGGGAATACCCCGGAACCCGTAGGAAACATCCAATCGGAAGCCGGTCGCACTTTTCCTGCCAGCGTCAGTGCCTGTGAAGCCTCGTCTCGTATCTGTGAACAAAACCTGCCGGCGAGCCATCAGACCCCCCTTACCGTCCAGACCCCGGCATCCATGTGTCCAAGGTGCTTCTCCTCTTGCCAAAACCAAGCCCAGGACAGACTTGAAATGGTTAACAGTTGTGGATCGGAACCTTCTTCAACCGCCTGTGAACAAAGGCACTGCTCTTACCCAGAATCCTTCAGCACAGGGGAACCCACTGCGTACG GTCTCAGGCACACTGCCCATGAACATTCCAACATGGGGACAGATGTGGAAGAATTACACCGAGATGACCCCCAAGCCGAGCTGCCTCTGGCAGGGGACGTGCCCGTAGAGAGGGAGATCGCTCTGCGACTGCGCAGGATTGGCGACCAGATGAACGAGCGGTACCTGCGAAGA AGGCAAGTGGCACAGCGGCAGTGGTGGGGTCCTTTGCGATGGCATCTTACCCAGATGATCTCAGAGATCTTGGCTGCCTTGTACAACCCACTTCTGGACATATTGCCACAGAACTAA